The nucleotide sequence ctaagataatttaaaaaacaattgctTGTCCTTTAGTGAGGCAAAAATTAGACGTTTTTTAATCTTCCTTTTAGGTCTCCTTAAACAAATGCACGCAGTGTTGAACATTTACGAACAAGCATCAGTAAGCTAAGTTTTGAAAATCTGCTTTATCTGAATGTCTCAAATGGATAAATGCAAAAAGCGGTTGTTGATTAAAGAGCATATGCTACGACAATTATTACGCGGACACGCAAGTTCGTAAACGTTCAATCCTCGGACACAATTAATTCTAACCTTACTCTGTCTTCGTCGTAGTCGATAACAGCGTTCTTATCATTTCGTATATTCGTCCCTGACGATTTCGAGGCCACCTCGATCTCGTCGGACTCCATTCTAGTCGTTAACGATTATCGGAAACGTCGGCAAGAGAATAATAGCCACGCACTGTCACTACTGTCAGTACTGTCACAGGTGAGTCCAGGTGAGTCCGATTCAATCTAACCTCATTCAGCTTGAATCacgtaaatgtaaaataacaaagaaCGGATCCGCAtcaaaaatcttgtctgtCATAACACATTTATATGATTAGTAATACCAGTAATACATATAACACATATGAGTCTTTTGCCTGttaactataattatataaatgttttaacaaataaaaataaaattgttacaattatcagtaaattattgaaatttatactgCACAGCTGACAGCCCTGACTGCCCTGATTTGAAGTTCTTGGATCGACTGGTGGGTGACACGTGCGCCAAACAAACACTCGGCTTGGAGCACAGCCGATTTAGGGACAGCATGATTTTCTATCGTTGAAATGTCATATTCGAATGATTACTCGCCGCGCGAGAAAGTGCAATAATTTGATTCAAGATTCAAGTGAGCAGTCAGTCGACGCGACCTAACCTCAAAGCGACATGATAACCTCGCACGTACTCGTCTTGCTTACCGGCCTGATTGGTATCGGAAcctgtaataatattaataatgcgtATAACGACTTCTTTGACGAGGAATTAATGCTGAAGCCTCTGTCGAGTAATCACGTCTATGCCTACTTCCAATTTACTACGATATGGGAGACAGCGAACCATGTAGAAACACGTTGGTATTCGACAAATttgtactattatttttttctacacacttaatatttatttaatgattaaagAATGACaataactaatatttaatacttaatttttctctaatataatcttttataaaaacatcctatatgctattatatattactccTATAAGAAGCAGATAATAATTTCagtaattgaaattatttttttgctgaACAAGCTTGAGATATTTGTGATTAACAAATGATAATGATTCTAGTTCAACATTCGCATCTTTTTCCAAGGGGATTGGGTGAGATCATAGGCCGTCATAATGTTGATGAGCTACATGTTACTTTAACGGAAGGCTTATGGAATTATCAAAAGTGGGGATATCCTTTCTACGACGCTGGACCTGGTGCTGAAGTAACTGCCTGGTTTAACAGGGATATAACAAAGTGAGAAATATAGTCCTGaagttttatactttttttttatacaaacgATAAATATCAGAAGTTATATTATAAGGTGATTGAATATGAGATCAGTAATCAcgacttgaatttttttcgatatctCGCTGTAGCCTGAATTGTCAAACATAAATTTGATTACTTgtgttacaaattttatcgagTAAGaaacaaagttataaaaacATAGTAATATGTAACGTGTGAGTTTTCTTTTCTAGCATAGACGATGAATGGAAAGGTCTCACAAACGCCTTAGCTGGATTACTCTGTGCATCTCTGAACTTTGTTGACGCCTCGAATAGTATGTCGCCAGAGTTTACCTTCCGTCCCACTGGTGTCACGGATGGACCAGTGAATTCTAGTCACTTGCGTTATTCATCGTTACCAAGGGAGATAGTTTGTACCGAGAATCTAAcgccatttaaaaaattgttgccTTGCAACTCCAAGGTACTCGCACATTGCTTCCCATATTGCTCCAAGTGAATTGATTCATTGCCTAGTCAAACATCTGATTTTTCTTCTAGAGAGGTCTGGCTACGTTGTTAAATTCTGCGCATATTCACAATACAAATTACCACTCCATTGGAATACATTTTCGGTCAATATGTCGCGACGCATCTTGCACAAGGCCATCTTTAGAACTGCGACAAACCGTTTCCTTGATATACGATACAATGGCAGATACAAATCAGGTAAGTCGATCAATATGAAGTCAttgtattacaaattataatactcGCCGATTATTCACGTCTCCGATTCGCACAGGATTGGTCAATACGAAAATTTTTTGGAATGGGTCTTAAAGGCGCATGTCCGCTTGCaacattaagtaatatttatgtgGATATATCGGGCAACAATACGAATCACATATATGAATTAACGCCACCGCCAAGTGCAAAAGTTGTTAGCTTGCGTGGTGGACAACAAAATGAAATAGCGGTATATGATATCAGGGCTCATAGCAGCAgaggaatatttaatattgctgcTGTACATAGTGCACCAAAGAGTAACGCTATAAATTATCCTTCAATCCTCTACGCGAATAGATATATTATCGGTATGTTCTATAGAAggcttttataaataaatccactgtgttatacatatatatcatatattcataatgcataatttgaaaaataattttaaaaggttgaatttattaatcaatgtTATATATCCACGTagtaataaattcatatacaaTTACGTAATTCTTTAGGATATGGCCAAGAAAGAGGCAGTTTAGTAACTAAACTGTATAACAATCACTGGCAGGCGTTAGATGTAATCTTATTGGAAAATATTCCGTGGTACCTGCTGGTTTACTTACATTCCATTACGATAACCTGGAATGAGCAACAAGTTCGTCCATGTAAGTGAACACAaagtaataaatgtaaaataatgtaaacgtAGCtgctaataaatttattcactATTGTGAAACGTGCGTACGATTTAGGCgatcattaaaatttacaaaagaagtatttattattatgaaaactCTACAACATGGTTAAATGTCAGTACATTTTATGGTATTATTACAGTGGCGCAACGGTATTTACCTGGAAGGGAGAGGAAAAGTCCGTACTATTTAGAATTAATCCTGCGCCTGCCACCACACTCAGTAACGAAAGTCACTATCGATATGGATTACTTATTCCTCAAATGGCAGGAATATCCGCCGGACGCTAATCACGGTT is from Temnothorax longispinosus isolate EJ_2023e chromosome 10, Tlon_JGU_v1, whole genome shotgun sequence and encodes:
- the Pig-t gene encoding GPI transamidase component PIG-T, which translates into the protein MITSHVLVLLTGLIGIGTCNNINNAYNDFFDEELMLKPLSSNHVYAYFQFTTIWETANHVETLQHSHLFPRGLGEIIGRHNVDELHVTLTEGLWNYQKWGYPFYDAGPGAEVTAWFNRDITNIDDEWKGLTNALAGLLCASLNFVDASNSMSPEFTFRPTGVTDGPVNSSHLRYSSLPREIVCTENLTPFKKLLPCNSKRGLATLLNSAHIHNTNYHSIGIHFRSICRDASCTRPSLELRQTVSLIYDTMADTNQDWSIRKFFGMGLKGACPLATLSNIYVDISGNNTNHIYELTPPPSAKVVSLRGGQQNEIAVYDIRAHSSRGIFNIAAVHSAPKSNAINYPSILYANRYIIGYGQERGSLVTKLYNNHWQALDVILLENIPWYLLVYLHSITITWNEQQVRPLAQRYLPGRERKSPYYLELILRLPPHSVTKVTIDMDYLFLKWQEYPPDANHGFYMGPAIITALLPIARNYTALPLDGSTITSSFNASRDDYLVQLRTESLLISLPTPDFSMPYNVICLACTAVALAFGPLHNISTKRLVLKRIEKDWKGKLFSFFLGKIFGAKKKQE